From Carya illinoinensis cultivar Pawnee chromosome 5, C.illinoinensisPawnee_v1, whole genome shotgun sequence, one genomic window encodes:
- the LOC122310390 gene encoding uncharacterized protein LOC122310390 — MSPCGPSMPVPNCASGSSSMPFSVEGENDVGEISPDKNVSPNKGGMFEISDDDNNIEPPKAGMKFGTDKEVLAYYKRFAKQEDFGVMIRRMKRDLDGNAKYVTIASTRGGKYYPSHNNLAKPSPTTKIDCKTKVNACLVNGEWVLTSVDLVHNHKKLGSHSKYNKLKTAIQNVVYDTQSCEEFEEKWEQLMLKYELTDNAWLHGLYIERSFWVPVFLKGVFWAGSISTYDVFEEISTPDGQSKIMKYIVWLNEDEFEVKCTCALFEMRGIICRHAFKVCQMKYIHSLPEKYVLDRWRKDTKRRYTLVKSSYDDCPVNADARRYDLVVKRCIRFATLVSRSNEHVSAFFHFLDEFEQKLVGVEPESYSTKMKENVDAERGKKILSPQVVRGKGRPPTRRKVLMVEKAAGKRKKKQIFHVCS, encoded by the exons ATGTCGCCATGTGGACCAAGTATGCCCGTACCAAATTGCGCAAGTGGTTCATCATCTATGCCATTTAGTGTTGAAGGTGAAAATGATGTTGGAG AAATTTCACCCGACAAAAATGTATCGCCAAACAAGGGGGGGATGTTTGAAATTTCAGATGATGATAATAACATTGAGCCTCCAAAAGCTGGTATGAAATTTGGTACTGATAAAGAGGTTTTGGCCTATTACAAACGATTTGCCAAACAAGAGGATTTTGGGGTTATGATAAGAAGGATGAAAAGAGATCTTGATGGGAATGCTAAGTATGTCACGATTGCCAGTACACGCGGCGGCAAGTACTATCCTAGCCATAATAATTTAGCCAAGCCTAGTCCAACGACAAAAATAGATTGTAAGACGAAGGTAAATGCTTGCCTTGTGAATGGGGAATGGGTGTTGACCAGTGTAGATCTTGTTCACAATCATA AAAAATTGGGATCCCACTCAAAATACAACAAGTTGAAGACTGCCATTCAGAATGTAGTCTACGATACACAAAGCTGCGAAGAATTCGAGGAGAAGTGGGAGCAGTTAATGCTTAAGTATGAGCTTACTGATAATGCATGGTTGCATGGGTTATACATCGAGAGGTCATTTTGGGTACCAGTCTTCCTGAAAGGTGTATTCTGGGCTG GTAGCATTTCTACTTACGATGTCTTTGAAGAAATTTCCACCCCCGATGGACAGTCCAAAATTATGAAGTACATAGTTTGGTTGAATGAAGATGAATTTGAAGTCAAATGCACGTGTGCCCtgtttgagatgagaggaatTATTTGCAGGCATGCATTTAAAGTATGTCAGATGAAGTACATTCATTCTTTGCCGGAAAAATATGTGTTGGATAGATGGAGGAAAGATACAAAGAGAAGATACACACTAGTTAAGAGTAGCTATGATGATTGTCCGGTGAATGCGGATGCACGTCGGTATGACCTTGTTGTTAAAAGATGTATAAGATTTGCGACACTTGTATCTAGGAGCAATGAGCATGTAAGtgctttctttcatttcttggaTGAGTTTGAGCAGAAGTTGGTTGGAGTAGAGCCTGAGTCCTATTCAACAAAGATGAAAGAGAATGTGGATGCAGAAAGGGGTAAGAAAATATTAAGTCCACAAGTTGTTCGGGGGAAAGGGAGGCCGCCAACGCGAAGAAAGGTCCTGATGGTTGAGAAGGCTGCagggaagagaaagaagaaacagaTATTTCACGTTTGTTCGTAA